The Hymenobacter sp. GOD-10R genome includes a window with the following:
- a CDS encoding DUF4271 domain-containing protein: protein MWHPEIAPDISSFTNTTLVPPVKVGKAANTNVFAAQARARGHQGENVFLCFLLLIGLLYGGIRATYQPSFARIYQVENWWGKGKDQEFLTKPTATWLNILLILVFSLSLALLLVAIHTNIQTIVILRRLFDVPESAIMARVLLYTGLIAGFVLGKYLFLELMGYIFDVTELVMMQYREFVRTFLFMGLFLPAVMVLYLSLNQTLPEAVLWASNGVVSLMLVGTVVRIARTLSRRVSLLNLHLFSYLCATEVIPLLVLLKLIVFTY from the coding sequence GTGTGGCATCCTGAAATAGCTCCGGATATTTCTTCTTTTACCAATACCACCTTGGTACCTCCGGTGAAGGTTGGTAAAGCTGCTAACACTAACGTTTTTGCGGCGCAAGCACGTGCACGCGGTCATCAAGGTGAGAATGTGTTCTTGTGCTTCTTACTCCTTATTGGTTTACTCTACGGTGGCATACGGGCCACGTATCAGCCTAGCTTTGCTCGTATTTACCAGGTCGAAAACTGGTGGGGAAAAGGCAAAGACCAAGAGTTTTTGACCAAGCCGACAGCTACGTGGCTGAATATTCTACTAATACTCGTGTTTTCATTGTCGCTGGCCTTATTACTTGTTGCTATCCATACCAATATCCAAACCATTGTCATTCTACGGCGCTTATTCGATGTACCTGAATCAGCTATCATGGCACGTGTGCTACTTTACACAGGACTGATAGCAGGATTTGTACTAGGTAAGTACCTCTTCTTGGAATTGATGGGTTACATCTTCGACGTGACGGAATTAGTAATGATGCAGTACCGGGAATTTGTTCGTACTTTCCTATTTATGGGACTGTTTCTGCCTGCAGTGATGGTTCTATATCTGAGTTTGAATCAAACCTTACCGGAAGCAGTGCTGTGGGCATCTAATGGGGTCGTTTCCTTGATGTTGGTTGGTACAGTAGTCCGCATCGCACGTACACTAAGCCGACGCGTGTCCCTACTGAATCTACATTTGTTTTCGTACCTTTGCGCCACAGAAGTTATACCTCTTTTGGTGCTTTTGAAGTTGATTGTGTTCACCTATTAG
- a CDS encoding MraY family glycosyltransferase — protein sequence MSALTIFADLSNGIQQLLAGCIVLFFVGLKDDLVTISVTKKFVGQLLATGIVMIMPQPEIRITSFQGILGIHELPIGISYAFTFLVIVGITNAINLIDGLDGLAGTIVIIIASTFGYYFYRYGGTSYSNYVYVSVCVIGGILGFLRYNFHRASIFMGDTGSLVCGFIVSVLTIQFIEMGLKVGQPFASSAPSVAVGILFVPLFDTVRVFLVRMLAGRSPFSPDKNHIHHRILAMGFQQISTVLLLSLLNLVVILFVINFAELGNTLLIGALVAFSVLLSIFLGVYRSRTAQQRVAS from the coding sequence ATGTCAGCACTTACCATCTTTGCTGACTTAAGTAATGGAATTCAACAGCTATTAGCAGGTTGTATCGTTCTGTTCTTCGTCGGGCTTAAAGACGATTTGGTTACTATATCCGTCACAAAAAAGTTTGTCGGACAGCTATTAGCAACGGGCATTGTAATGATCATGCCCCAACCTGAAATCCGGATTACTAGCTTTCAAGGTATCTTAGGGATTCATGAGCTACCAATTGGGATAAGTTATGCCTTCACCTTTCTAGTAATTGTTGGCATTACGAACGCCATCAACCTCATCGATGGATTGGATGGTCTAGCAGGTACCATCGTTATTATCATTGCTAGTACGTTTGGCTATTACTTCTACCGTTATGGTGGTACCAGCTACAGCAACTACGTGTATGTTTCTGTCTGCGTCATAGGGGGAATACTAGGCTTCTTGCGTTATAACTTTCACCGTGCTAGTATTTTTATGGGAGACACGGGCTCATTAGTTTGCGGCTTTATCGTGTCAGTACTTACCATCCAATTTATCGAGATGGGTTTAAAGGTTGGACAGCCTTTCGCTTCATCAGCTCCTTCTGTTGCAGTTGGAATCTTGTTCGTTCCTCTTTTCGATACGGTACGCGTTTTTTTGGTGCGCATGCTAGCCGGACGTTCGCCATTCTCGCCCGATAAAAACCATATTCACCACCGGATCCTCGCTATGGGCTTTCAACAAATAAGCACTGTGCTATTACTAAGCCTGCTAAATTTGGTAGTGATCCTATTCGTTATAAACTTCGCTGAGCTAGGTAACACGTTGCTAATTGGCGCTCTAGTAGCCTTCTCCGTGCTACTCAGCATCTTCCTAGGTGTATACCGTAGCCGTACTGCACAGCAACGAGTAGCTTCTTAA
- the lipB gene encoding lipoyl(octanoyl) transferase LipB — MDSLYSQCSVPVAATPSVDPIAPTIAEASQNHRVVVQRLGLSDYETTWAYQEQLLAATLAIKAQNRQATEAGTPVLPTPNYLLLCQHPHVYTLGKSGKPEHLLLDEAALQEHQATFHRINRGGDITYHGPGQLVGYPILDLDNFFTDIHRYLRVLEEAVIRTLSEYELVAGRIPGLTGVWLDFEEGASNPRKICALGVKCSRWVTMHGFALNVNTDLSYFGHIVPCGISDKAVTSLQQELGRAVPLSEVEDRLLIHLADLFAAQFMFE; from the coding sequence ATGGATTCCTTATATAGTCAGTGCAGTGTACCCGTTGCCGCCACCCCTAGTGTTGATCCGATTGCGCCGACTATAGCTGAAGCAAGTCAGAACCATCGTGTAGTGGTGCAGCGGCTAGGGCTCTCAGATTACGAAACCACTTGGGCCTACCAAGAACAACTGCTGGCCGCAACGCTTGCCATCAAAGCACAAAATCGTCAAGCAACGGAAGCAGGCACCCCTGTGTTGCCAACGCCTAATTACCTTTTGCTTTGCCAGCATCCGCATGTGTACACGCTAGGCAAGAGCGGCAAACCTGAACACTTGTTGCTCGACGAAGCTGCATTGCAGGAGCACCAAGCTACATTTCACCGTATCAATCGGGGAGGGGATATAACGTACCATGGGCCGGGTCAACTAGTAGGCTACCCGATCTTAGACCTCGATAACTTCTTTACGGACATTCACCGGTATCTACGGGTGTTAGAGGAAGCGGTGATTCGTACGTTGTCAGAATACGAGTTAGTAGCAGGCCGCATTCCTGGTCTCACGGGTGTGTGGCTAGACTTTGAAGAAGGAGCTAGCAACCCACGTAAGATTTGTGCCCTAGGGGTCAAATGCAGCCGTTGGGTGACTATGCATGGCTTTGCGTTGAATGTTAACACTGACTTATCGTACTTCGGGCACATTGTGCCGTGCGGTATCAGTGATAAAGCCGTTACATCTTTGCAGCAGGAGCTAGGTAGAGCAGTACCGCTCTCAGAAGTAGAAGACCGCTTGTTGATACACTTGGCCGACTTGTTCGCTGCCCAATTTATGTTTGAGTAG
- a CDS encoding YraN family protein, whose amino-acid sequence MPYDAHQLGHAGEAAAADYFLGRGFAIERQNYRYRRAEVDLIVRLATQLLVFVEVKTRSSSQFGYPETFVTDRKRQLFRLAAEQYQEEINWAGDIRFDILALTPTATGFKIEHFEDAFY is encoded by the coding sequence ATGCCCTACGATGCTCATCAACTTGGCCACGCGGGTGAAGCGGCAGCGGCCGACTACTTCCTAGGGCGTGGCTTTGCCATAGAACGTCAGAATTACCGTTATCGTCGCGCTGAAGTAGACCTTATTGTACGACTCGCAACACAACTTCTGGTTTTCGTTGAAGTGAAAACGCGTTCCTCTTCCCAGTTCGGTTATCCAGAAACCTTTGTTACGGACCGCAAGCGCCAACTTTTTCGCTTAGCGGCCGAACAGTACCAAGAGGAAATCAACTGGGCAGGCGACATCCGATTTGATATCCTAGCACTTACACCGACTGCCACCGGTTTCAAAATCGAGCACTTTGAAGACGCCTTCTACTAG
- the htpG gene encoding molecular chaperone HtpG: MQEKGSISIHTENIFPIIKKFLYSDHEIFLRELVSNAVDATQKLKSLAQLGEFKGELGELKVRVTVDKEARKITISDRGLGMTAEEIKKYINQIAFSGATEFVEQYKEKDASTKDQIIGQFGLGFYSAFMVAEEVEIWSKSYKDDTLTAHWTCDGSTEFTLDEPTGEHAKAERGTDVVLHVAADSDEFLEEARLRTILTKYCKFLPIEIEFEGEVINQTQPIWTKQPSELTDEDYTKFYQELYPLTEPPLFWIHLNVDYPFNLTGILYFPKVKDELQLQRNKIQLYSRQVFITDEVKDVVPEFLMLLHGVLDSPDIPLNVSRSFLQADANVKKINTYVTRKVADKLSELFKKDRAGYEQKWSDIGLFVKYGMLSDEKFYDKAKDFALVQNTAGKYFTLSEYQEFIQANQKDKQEQLVVLYTSDSEAQHAYVAAALDRGYDVLKLDGVLDTHFIGQLEQKLEKVTFKRVDADTVGKLIEKDEATESVLSDEDKTRLQELFAKAINNEHMHVQIEALSPQDSPVIITLPEFMRRMKDMQRTGGGGGMAFMGSLPDSYTVSVNANHAISQRILSADEEAGRKLARQAFDLGLLAQNMLKGEALTAFVKRSADLLTA, from the coding sequence ATGCAAGAGAAAGGTAGCATCTCGATTCATACCGAGAATATCTTCCCCATCATCAAGAAATTCTTGTACTCTGATCACGAAATCTTCCTTCGGGAATTGGTTTCGAACGCAGTTGACGCCACCCAAAAGCTCAAGAGCCTAGCCCAGCTAGGTGAGTTCAAGGGTGAGTTAGGCGAACTGAAGGTGCGCGTGACGGTGGATAAGGAAGCGCGTAAAATCACTATCTCCGACCGTGGCCTAGGTATGACGGCCGAGGAGATTAAGAAATATATCAACCAAATCGCCTTCTCTGGCGCCACCGAGTTTGTGGAGCAGTATAAAGAGAAGGATGCTAGCACCAAAGATCAGATCATTGGTCAGTTTGGCCTAGGTTTTTACTCTGCTTTCATGGTAGCAGAGGAGGTGGAAATCTGGTCGAAGTCGTACAAGGATGATACCCTAACGGCGCATTGGACGTGCGATGGTAGCACCGAATTTACGCTCGATGAGCCCACGGGCGAGCACGCGAAAGCTGAGCGCGGTACCGATGTGGTGTTGCACGTAGCCGCTGACTCAGACGAGTTCCTGGAAGAAGCTAGGTTGCGGACTATCCTGACGAAGTACTGCAAATTCCTGCCTATCGAGATTGAGTTTGAAGGCGAGGTCATCAACCAGACGCAACCCATCTGGACCAAGCAGCCTTCGGAGTTGACCGACGAAGATTACACGAAGTTCTACCAGGAGCTGTATCCTCTCACAGAGCCACCACTGTTCTGGATTCACCTCAACGTCGATTACCCTTTCAACCTGACGGGTATCTTGTATTTCCCCAAGGTGAAGGACGAGCTACAGCTCCAGCGCAACAAGATTCAGCTTTACTCGCGCCAGGTGTTCATTACCGACGAGGTGAAAGACGTGGTGCCAGAGTTCCTGATGCTGTTGCACGGCGTACTCGACTCGCCTGATATCCCGCTGAACGTGTCGCGTAGCTTCCTGCAAGCTGATGCTAACGTGAAGAAAATCAATACGTATGTTACCCGTAAGGTAGCAGACAAGCTCAGCGAGCTGTTCAAGAAAGACCGGGCTGGCTACGAGCAAAAATGGTCAGATATCGGTCTGTTTGTGAAGTATGGTATGTTGTCGGACGAGAAATTCTACGACAAAGCCAAAGACTTTGCGCTCGTGCAGAACACGGCCGGTAAGTACTTTACTTTGAGCGAGTACCAAGAATTTATCCAAGCCAACCAGAAGGACAAGCAAGAGCAACTGGTTGTGCTGTACACCTCCGATTCGGAAGCACAGCACGCCTATGTGGCCGCCGCCCTCGACCGGGGCTACGATGTACTGAAACTCGATGGTGTACTTGACACGCACTTCATCGGGCAGCTAGAGCAGAAACTGGAGAAGGTGACCTTCAAACGAGTGGATGCTGACACGGTTGGTAAGCTCATCGAGAAGGATGAAGCTACCGAGAGTGTGCTAAGCGATGAAGACAAAACGCGTTTGCAGGAGCTGTTTGCCAAAGCAATCAATAACGAGCACATGCATGTGCAGATAGAAGCTCTATCGCCTCAAGACTCACCTGTTATTATCACGCTGCCCGAGTTTATGCGGCGGATGAAAGACATGCAGCGCACGGGCGGCGGTGGCGGTATGGCCTTCATGGGCAGCTTGCCAGATAGCTATACGGTGAGTGTCAATGCTAACCACGCAATAAGCCAGCGTATTCTCAGTGCCGACGAAGAAGCAGGACGTAAGCTAGCTCGTCAGGCCTTCGACCTAGGTCTGTTGGCGCAAAACATGTTGAAAGGAGAAGCACTGACTGCCTTTGTGAAGCGCAGTGCTGATCTGCTAACAGCATAG
- a CDS encoding TonB-dependent receptor — protein sequence MSRYFLVIGLLLLTTSTIAQVPTTTTPLAAQRATSGNLVTGHVVDAATKEPVPGATILFPDLRQATATGPDGTFRFASLPRGRFLMQVRSLGYTSVARTIDTGTGQPIEVALTSTATEIGQVVVTGVSAATEMRRSPIPTTVVDHTRLQQAAATNVIDAIAHTPGLSQITTGAAISKPIIRGLGFNRVITLNNGSKQEGQQWGDEHGIEIDEYSIDRAEVIKGPGSLLYGSDGMAGVINFLAPDPVEEGKIIGSASANYQTNNALQGYSLMNAGNKNGFNWLVRGSSKLAGSYRNRYDGRVFNSGFRELDANGYVGVNKSWGYSHLTFNTFNQQLGLTEGDRDPATGRFLKDVAVHDTATEAVPVTTDDLRGYGLALPRQRVNHLRIGTENNFIFGQSRLTVNASWQQNLRREFGDVLNPDTPELYFQLRTFDYAVRYFLPEMQGWNTTVGVSGMQQQNVNKGEEFLIPAYHLLDGGVFGVTKKTFGKLDVSGGLRYDIRRINADALYLDADERPVPAPGAEQKFAGFKSTFRNVSGSIGGAYSLSEKLLVKANLSRGFRAPNISELGSNGQHEGTIRYEIGDPTLKAETSLQYDAGISYVTDHVSLNVDAFENRIQNYIFPRHILNAAGSDSIASTGNPVFLYDQGNARLVGGEVSVDIHPHPLDWLHFENSFSMVRARQLNQPADSLRNLPFIPADRLQSELRVNFRKVKNTRLANLYVRVNVEHTFVQNRFFAAYQTETRTPGYTLINAGVGTDWINAKAQTLFSVFVTGNNLFDVAYQSHLSRLKYADYNASNGRMGIFNMGRNISVKVVVPLRFN from the coding sequence ATGTCACGATATTTTCTAGTGATAGGCTTGTTGCTGCTCACTACAAGCACAATTGCGCAAGTACCCACTACCACTACTCCGCTCGCTGCACAGCGGGCAACATCCGGCAACCTCGTTACAGGCCACGTGGTAGATGCCGCGACGAAAGAGCCCGTTCCCGGTGCCACCATCCTGTTTCCCGACTTGCGCCAAGCTACTGCGACTGGCCCTGACGGTACTTTCCGGTTTGCTAGCTTACCGCGCGGCCGCTTTCTAATGCAGGTTCGCTCCTTAGGCTACACTAGCGTCGCACGCACCATTGACACTGGCACAGGTCAGCCTATTGAAGTAGCCTTGACATCTACGGCTACCGAAATCGGTCAAGTAGTCGTGACGGGAGTATCAGCGGCAACAGAAATGCGCCGTTCGCCCATTCCAACCACGGTGGTCGATCATACTCGCTTGCAGCAGGCCGCAGCTACCAACGTGATAGATGCCATAGCGCACACTCCCGGCCTTTCACAAATTACAACGGGCGCCGCCATTAGCAAGCCGATCATCCGGGGGCTAGGTTTCAACCGCGTTATTACCCTCAACAATGGCTCTAAGCAAGAAGGCCAGCAGTGGGGCGACGAGCACGGTATCGAGATTGATGAGTATTCTATTGACCGCGCGGAGGTAATCAAAGGTCCCGGCAGCTTGCTCTATGGCTCCGATGGTATGGCGGGCGTTATCAACTTTCTGGCACCTGACCCCGTGGAAGAAGGCAAGATCATTGGCTCAGCCTCAGCCAACTACCAAACCAATAATGCCTTGCAGGGCTATTCGCTCATGAATGCGGGCAATAAAAACGGTTTCAACTGGTTGGTACGCGGCAGCAGCAAGCTAGCGGGCAGCTACCGCAACCGCTACGATGGGCGCGTCTTTAACTCCGGCTTCCGCGAGCTAGATGCCAACGGATACGTAGGCGTCAATAAGAGCTGGGGCTATTCACACCTGACGTTCAATACCTTCAACCAGCAGCTAGGGTTAACGGAAGGTGACCGGGACCCAGCAACGGGCCGCTTCTTGAAAGACGTGGCTGTGCATGACACAGCGACCGAAGCCGTGCCTGTGACTACCGACGACTTGCGCGGCTATGGCCTAGCTCTACCGCGGCAGCGGGTCAACCACTTGCGCATTGGCACCGAAAACAACTTCATTTTCGGTCAGAGCCGCTTGACGGTAAATGCTAGCTGGCAACAGAACTTACGCCGTGAGTTCGGCGACGTACTCAATCCGGATACACCAGAGCTGTACTTTCAGCTGCGCACGTTTGACTACGCTGTGCGGTACTTTCTACCCGAGATGCAAGGCTGGAACACCACTGTCGGCGTCAGTGGTATGCAGCAGCAAAACGTTAATAAGGGTGAGGAATTCCTAATTCCTGCTTACCACCTGCTCGATGGCGGTGTGTTTGGGGTGACGAAGAAAACTTTTGGTAAGCTAGACGTGAGTGGCGGCCTACGCTACGACATCCGGCGTATCAACGCCGACGCCTTGTACCTCGACGCCGATGAGCGTCCGGTGCCCGCGCCTGGCGCAGAGCAGAAGTTTGCGGGCTTCAAATCTACTTTTCGCAACGTGTCGGGCAGCATCGGTGGCGCGTACAGCCTCAGCGAAAAGCTGCTGGTAAAGGCCAATCTATCTCGCGGATTTCGGGCACCTAATATTTCCGAGCTAGGTTCCAATGGGCAGCACGAAGGCACCATCCGCTACGAAATTGGTGACCCGACGCTCAAAGCAGAAACCAGCTTGCAATATGATGCCGGCATCAGCTACGTAACTGACCACGTGAGCCTGAACGTGGACGCTTTCGAAAACCGTATTCAGAACTACATCTTCCCACGCCATATTCTGAACGCAGCAGGCTCCGATTCGATTGCCTCGACGGGAAACCCCGTATTTCTGTACGACCAAGGCAACGCCCGTCTGGTTGGCGGAGAAGTAAGCGTTGATATTCACCCGCATCCGCTGGACTGGCTGCACTTTGAAAACAGCTTCTCGATGGTGCGCGCGCGCCAGCTTAATCAACCCGCTGACTCCTTACGTAACCTGCCGTTTATTCCTGCCGACCGGTTGCAATCGGAGCTGCGCGTTAATTTTCGCAAGGTGAAGAATACGCGTTTGGCGAACTTGTACGTCCGCGTCAACGTGGAACACACGTTCGTGCAAAACCGCTTTTTTGCGGCTTATCAAACCGAAACGCGTACGCCGGGCTACACCCTAATTAATGCAGGCGTGGGCACCGATTGGATAAATGCGAAGGCGCAAACGCTCTTTTCAGTCTTTGTGACTGGCAATAACTTGTTTGATGTTGCCTATCAGAGCCACCTCAGCCGTTTGAAATACGCGGATTATAATGCCAGCAACGGCCGTATGGGTATTTTCAACATGGGTCGCAACATCAGCGTGAAGGTGGTGGTACCGTTGCGCTTCAATTAG
- a CDS encoding cation diffusion facilitator family transporter, with amino-acid sequence MAHSHDHHGHDHSHGHDHDHHHGIAAASEMHFGRAFGIGIALNLIFVVAETLGGFWSNSSALLSDAGHNLSDVLSLALAWGATQLASRPSSERYTYGFKSATIQAALINAALLYAALGFILWDTIEHLRHPAPVNGRLVMLLAGIGIAVNGLTAYLFRKGQHGDVNLRGAYLHMLTDALVSLGVVVGGALVTWTGWQWLDPAISFVILGIIAYSSWGLLRETVQLTMLGVPESIDLQQVRQRLLAQPGVTQVHDLHVWPMSTRDTALTVHLVRPGYSGDHDFLTHLQNIMQEEFSICHCTVQIEEREPVLEESCGCV; translated from the coding sequence ATGGCGCATTCTCACGACCACCATGGTCATGATCATAGTCACGGTCACGACCACGACCATCATCATGGTATTGCAGCGGCATCCGAGATGCACTTTGGTCGGGCATTTGGCATCGGCATCGCCCTGAACCTGATTTTTGTAGTGGCTGAGACCCTAGGTGGTTTTTGGTCTAATTCTTCGGCTTTGCTCTCCGACGCAGGTCATAACCTGAGCGACGTGTTGAGCTTGGCCCTAGCTTGGGGAGCGACACAGCTAGCCAGCCGGCCTTCTTCCGAGCGCTACACCTATGGGTTCAAGAGTGCTACTATTCAAGCAGCGCTCATCAATGCAGCATTGCTCTACGCAGCACTAGGCTTTATTCTTTGGGATACGATTGAGCATTTACGTCACCCTGCCCCAGTCAATGGCCGCCTCGTGATGCTACTGGCAGGCATCGGTATTGCGGTGAATGGGCTGACCGCTTACTTATTTCGGAAGGGCCAGCATGGCGATGTAAACCTGCGGGGCGCGTATCTGCATATGCTTACCGATGCGTTGGTGTCGCTGGGCGTGGTGGTGGGCGGCGCGTTGGTCACCTGGACGGGTTGGCAGTGGCTCGACCCGGCTATCAGCTTCGTTATCCTAGGCATTATTGCTTACAGCTCATGGGGGCTGCTGCGCGAGACGGTGCAGCTCACCATGCTCGGCGTACCGGAAAGCATCGACCTACAACAGGTAAGGCAGCGCCTACTTGCCCAACCCGGCGTCACGCAAGTCCACGATCTGCATGTGTGGCCCATGAGCACACGCGACACGGCGCTTACGGTGCATTTGGTACGCCCTGGCTACAGCGGCGACCATGACTTCCTGACGCACTTGCAAAATATTATGCAGGAGGAGTTTAGCATCTGTCACTGTACCGTACAAATAGAGGAGCGTGAGCCCGTGCTTGAGGAATCGTGTGGCTGTGTCTAA